In one window of Rhodoglobus vestalii DNA:
- a CDS encoding glycyl-tRNA synthetase, giving the protein MADIQALVNELGGFAQKRQLVARGARDWDLTRAVRDGSVARARQGWYTTMDLGSRRVRAVRVGGRLTGISAIVDWGGWVLGEHLLHVSVPQNAARLRSQWNRRKPIGASRGICVHWDPPSTSERGSTWHVSLAEALRRVVSDEDLETAVAAIDWALYSRRLDTFGLEQLILSLPRHKRWIESWVDGRSDSLPESLARTRLRLAGHRVEIQVAVGNKRIDMVIDDVVGLEINGKRFHADTFEEDHLKSIQITIAGFHALSVSAKMVFTQWDLFYRAVSVALASPASRRSGNSGLPAG; this is encoded by the coding sequence ATGGCAGACATTCAGGCGCTGGTTAACGAGTTGGGCGGTTTCGCGCAGAAGCGCCAGCTGGTGGCTCGGGGTGCGCGAGATTGGGACCTAACCCGGGCGGTGAGAGACGGCTCGGTAGCGAGAGCCCGCCAAGGTTGGTACACAACGATGGATCTTGGGTCCCGGCGAGTGAGAGCGGTTCGGGTCGGCGGACGGCTGACGGGGATATCCGCCATCGTCGATTGGGGCGGGTGGGTTCTCGGAGAGCACCTGCTTCACGTTTCTGTGCCGCAGAATGCGGCACGATTGCGCAGCCAGTGGAACCGACGAAAACCTATCGGAGCTAGCCGCGGGATCTGTGTGCATTGGGATCCGCCATCTACCAGCGAACGCGGATCCACTTGGCACGTCAGCTTGGCTGAGGCTCTTCGAAGAGTGGTCTCGGATGAGGATCTCGAAACTGCGGTCGCTGCTATCGATTGGGCGCTGTATTCGAGACGCCTGGACACCTTCGGGCTTGAGCAGTTGATACTGAGCCTGCCCAGGCACAAGCGGTGGATTGAGTCGTGGGTGGATGGGCGTTCCGACAGCCTTCCCGAAAGCCTTGCACGCACGCGATTGAGGCTCGCTGGTCACCGCGTTGAAATTCAGGTCGCCGTCGGAAATAAGCGAATCGACATGGTCATCGATGATGTGGTCGGGCTCGAGATTAACGGAAAGCGGTTTCACGCGGACACGTTCGAAGAAGACCACCTGAAAAGCATCCAGATCACGATCGCCGGTTTTCATGCCCTGAGCGTGAGCGCCAAAATGGTATTCACCCAGTGGGATCTCTTCTATCGGGCAGTCAGCGTGGCGCTGGCATCGCCGGCCTCGCGTCGCTCCGGAAATTCAGGACTTCCTGCTGGATGA
- a CDS encoding DsbA family oxidoreductase, producing the protein MGEPVKVDIWSDVQCPWCYIGKRRFEAAVESSGVAVDIEYHSFELAPDTPVEYEGTPTQFLSERKGLPMPQVEEMLTRVTDIATSLGLDYDYEHIHQTNTVKAHELLHYAKAHGRQLEMKERLLEAYFVKTEHVGRVDDLADIAASIGFDRDDVLRVLNSSEYLPAVKADMALAWEYGIQGVPFFVIDGKYGVSGAQESETFANVLTQVLTERDA; encoded by the coding sequence CTGGGTGAGCCCGTGAAAGTCGACATCTGGTCTGATGTTCAGTGCCCATGGTGCTACATCGGAAAGCGGCGCTTCGAAGCTGCGGTTGAAAGCTCGGGAGTAGCGGTCGATATCGAGTACCACTCTTTTGAGCTGGCACCCGATACCCCGGTTGAGTATGAGGGCACCCCGACCCAGTTCCTGAGCGAACGCAAAGGTCTCCCGATGCCACAGGTAGAAGAGATGCTGACCCGCGTAACTGACATTGCCACGAGCCTGGGTCTCGACTATGACTACGAACATATTCATCAGACCAACACGGTGAAAGCGCACGAGCTTCTTCACTATGCGAAGGCCCACGGTCGTCAGCTGGAGATGAAAGAGCGCCTCCTCGAGGCCTACTTTGTGAAGACCGAGCATGTTGGAAGGGTCGACGATCTTGCCGACATTGCGGCATCCATTGGTTTTGATCGTGACGACGTTCTGCGTGTTCTCAACTCAAGCGAGTACCTGCCTGCCGTCAAAGCTGACATGGCCCTTGCCTGGGAATATGGCATTCAGGGCGTGCCGTTCTTTGTGATTGACGGCAAATATGGAGTTTCAGGCGCGCAAGAAAGCGAAACTTTCGCTAACGTTCTCACACAGGTACTTACCGAAAGAGATGCGTAA